The genomic stretch caacagaCAAACCTAAAAAACCTTCAACAGCTCAACCCTGCTCAAGTTATTTCTTTAGGGACAGCTAccactctccagctgaaatgctgggcttttggggaaaaagaaaattacatgttCACCTCCAAATTGAAAAGGATTAAGGTAAGAGAACCTTTCAAACTAAAAATTATTGGcccaaagcttttatttttgcaagAAATCTCTAGGTAAGACCAGCATGACAGTTAAACAACTGGTTCTTCTGGTGGGGAGAAACCCTCCTCTTTAAGGGAAGCAGCCTGATAGTTAAAAGCAACTGTTTGGTCAAACTTCAGGCTCACTGCATtgcctttccttcctgttcaCTGATTTACAGGCAGTGCCATGATGGCCTGGGTTCAGATGTTTGGTACCATCTAAGGAATTTGGCATTGCCATTTCCATATGTTTTAATCGAAGTTTCAGTCCTTTCAACCAGTCTTCAAATGccagctttcctttcttttacagaaagctCAAGGTTCCTAGAAGACTTCTGACATCCTCTTTTGTGCTCAGAGAGATGACATTTTCAAACAGATGTTTCCAAAGTTAACAGCATTTGAAAGAATAATGAACTCAAatcctcctggattccagcttaGCCCAACTCCATTCCGTGTCAGACACTGAGATTCCCACCTCtaaggcaggagctgtttgtgccccccatccttcctgtccttctccccagcagcctgtgcctgtttTCCCCGGcagaatccctgtccctgtgcactctgccaggagcagctgcacacaggctcACATCTCCCCTTGCCCTCACCAGGGGGTTTCTCTCATCCCCGAACACGCCGATGAGAACGTCGGTGCGATGAGTGCCcagggcctgcactgccaccacaactgggatctctgctgtgctctggggctgcacaatcccacagggcttggggctggAGTAGAGCACAGCAGAGTCCTCCTTGCgtttctggaagggacacaatgAAATGCAGCTTCAGAGGGACCTCTCAAGAAACTTTAGGCTCCTTAACATCCACCACAACAGCAACTTACACACACCTTTAAAACTCCCCAGGGCAAAGGTCAAAGGCACAAACAAGATGCAAGAATTGTAGGCTTAGCACTCCCAGGGGATCCTGCAAggaggctgccagcacaggcagtggtgtctgtgggtgcagcagcttttcacaacCCTCTAAGATctcccacaggaaaacaccCTGAGGACTAGAACATCAACTGTTTCCTCAGGAGCTTAAACTGCCTCCTAAAGTTTACACTTGGGTAGGATCCTGTTCTCAGCAGATCTTTAAGACTGAATAGAAAGCAGCAAGGTCTTATccaaacccttttttcccctaatagTCTCCTCAGGAATATTTGACAGGAGGAGGTGGATGTGATGCCAAACCTGGGGAATAAGCCCGtagcagccaggaaggtggcTGGGATTCCTAATGAGGATCTTCCTCTCATAAGGCACCTTCAGGTGGCActcatcacacagcagcaccGGGGAGGACACTTGGAGCTCAGGAACGAGACATCTGGGCAAAGAGATGACCCCAGAACAATCAGAGATACTGAGAGAATGGAGAATGCCTACCCCCAAAGATTAtgaaatggagcagaacacaTTGGTCACTGTCAAATGCACATTGAAGAGCCCTACAGGGATAAATTGCCTTCTACCTCTTCCCACTCCAGTATGTCTTGTCAAGGAGGGGCAAATCCTGagaggcagcacccagaggctgccaagtgccccaggcagagcactttgccccacagctgcctcagcccctcctttgCCCAAGAAGGCTTGCAAGGACTCCTGGAACAGTCCCAGTGACCCACGAGCTCTGGGGGAGCCTTCCCAACAAGGATCAGTGCTCGCTAaggctcaaggaacacacagctcccgTGTCTCAGTAAAACTGACTCAACAAGGATCAGTGCTCTCTAaggctcaaggaacacacagctccagggtcTCAGTAAAAATGACTCCCTTCTCTGCCATGGTGCTGTTGCCCTGCCTGGGAACTCAGCTctttgccccagccctggagggcacgagacagcagctgccccacagaggggctgctcagcccctgccaggccctgcagctccctggctccttcactgcacagctccaggcactgcctggccccagctccACCTGCTGTACACAAtggcagcccaggcactgcctggatggctctgcctggcacagggaacagcaccagggagctgcatccctctgggcatcacactgacacccacagcagcacagcaccatggAATTCTGCTGCAGCAACAACCACTTTTGCTCTCAACTCTGACAACATTAAAGCTCAAAATGGGATGCACAGGGAAGGACAAAAACTGGAGCTGACCTGCCACATCAAGGGCTGGTTTCCCCTTGTCAGACCTTGCCCTCCCAACTCTTGCTGGGAGCCACTTCTCCCCTGCCATGTGCCCTCATGGACAGAGCCAAAGCCTGactctcagcagctgcttggtGTGGCCCAAACCAGTGCACGGTGCTCACAACTAGCACAACTCCACCCCTTGCAGCCAGAAGGAGAGGAGGCCCTCGGGAAATTTGTTCCACCTCAAGCACCAAAAACAAGGCCAATCAATGATAGCTTTCCTGGTGCCTTTAGAAGAGGGCCCAGGACcgtgctgggctgtgagcaaaCGTGCTTTTCACCACGGGCTGCTGCCCAAGCACTTCTGTTCTCGTGTCCAGCTGGCACAACATGAGGGCATTCAGCAGCACTTctccttggcagctgcagccagcacagcctgggcaaggcagtgcctgggggaggccAGGCAAGGGCTGCTACCTGGCTGTGATGATCAGGGCTGCCACTCCCTTGCCAATACCCTCCAGGTCCACCAGCAATCTCCGGTAGAACTCCATCACCGTGTTGGAGCACAGCGTCACCTGGTGGAAGAGAAGAACAGTTAATTCTTCCTTCCAAAAGCTCATTACCCACGGGTGATACCCTCTAGTTCCTGAGGGAGGATTTGCCCTTaattcttctgctgctccatgTGTAGAGCACAGTCTCAGAGTAACAAAAGCCTTCTGCCAATACCagatttgttaaacacaccttgCTTTCAGGGCACAGGTCAGCTACATTAAAACATTAGACTACAGCTCCATGCACCACTGCATTCAAATTAAGGGGCCAATTTCTTATCTGACTACAAAAACATCCATGCAGAGGAAATCTGACTTGACCACAATGAGTTCAGCTTtacagcaggaggctgagggcaaagtgcggcccagcaggtgctgggcagttcatggctgccctgggagcctgagcccgggctggctctgagAACTCCAGCCCCACATCAGGAGTGgggaactgccccagggtgggcattgaccagaggcagaaccctcagagccagaactgccccagggtgggcaatgaccacaggcagaaccctcagcactgccccaggTTGGGCATTGACcagaggcagagccctcagaactgccccagggtggccattgaccacaggcagaaccctcagaactgccccagggtgggcactgaccagaggcagaactctcagaactgccccagggtgggcattgaccagaggcagagccctcagagcTTCTTGCTCTACACTGCAAGAGACAAGCCACCAACGGGACCAGgcagagaagaaaggagaaggatctCTGTCTTGAAGTTCCACAAGAAAGGGTTTATTCCAAGCAAAAGGATCAGAGCCaaaagagccctgcacactcctGTGCAAGCAATTTTGTACAGACACAAagcagggggtggatacaaacagcAAACCGAAAGGGAATCCtcaggggagcactgaggggATTACATCAAGTGTCTGGAGCCACTTTGGGTAGGAGGGTGGGGAGGATGGCTCACATGGGTTAATGGGGCCTCCAGGAATaggggaattccaaaggggtgttCAGACAGGGATTGGCTCCAGGTTAAATTGGCAAAGAAGGTTGGGGAACAAAAGGGGCTGGGTTtgacagcagggaaagagctggaacaaggggcagggaatggcatgagggacagctttgagggagggtaaAACCCAGGGGTAAACCCACTCGGGGAGAACACGGGGTACCAGAGAACAAACCACTTAAAAAGGAATCAATACAATAAATTTGAACCGCTACACATGGCTGCAGATTTTTTGTCTCCActggagcttcctgcagtgaacacaaatcattctgctccccaggaggggggaaatgagaccaagaagaaaaGCTCACTGCTTGATACAATGACATCTCTCTAACAGCCACCTTCTGCCCTCATCCTTGCTCTGCCCCATTGCAGTCAAATCAATCGCTCTCAAAAACACAATGGCTTCAGGCCTTGACCATAAGGTCTGTGAGCTCAGCATATGATTTCGGAAAGCAAACAGTGCTCCTTGAGGAACATCTCGAGTAAGCCAGCTAGCAGAggcctcccagcagtgcagatctctcagtgccaggatgctccaagctggcaccagagctaaagccctcccaccctgcagtgcagctcctgccctggtgctgcagcagctgtggccgGGCTCTTGCCGTACCTcgatgtcctggtgtccctgggggagGATGGTGCCTTGGCTGGGATTGATGGTGAACTCCCTGGGCTCCACATGGAAATGGATTCCCTTGCTCCAGGCCGGGTTGGTGTCCCTGCGGATCTGATCCACGCTGTCCACAGCCGGCTGCGTGCCATCGTCCGACATGCGGAGCTGGAACGTCAGGGGCACCGTGGAGCTGTTGGTGAGGCGGCAGCGCTGCGTGTAGGGAAAGCCTGGGCAAGGACACAAATCTCCATTCAGGCACCCAGCAGGGCATGATCCTGGGGGCAAGATCCTGGCAGGATCAAAGTGGGATTGGAGTTGAGCTCTTTATTATCTGAACTACAGCTCACCTAGGAGCTGCGTGAGGAATTAATCGTCACTTAGTTCCCTTTGACACAGCCTTGAAAATGCCCACTCCTAGCCCTGCTGAACGTTGCTAGATTCTCTCTTCGTGATGGGGACGAgctccctcacctgccccaaaccagcaccaggTCTCTCTGAGTGATGAGTGTGCACCCAGACCCAGCATTTACTCTGAGAATTCAAGCTGTAcaattccctgctcagcctgccaACACTCCCACCTTTTTCAAGACATATAAAGAGTGAGCTGCCAGTGAGAAGAAGCTACAGCAAAAGAAAGTGAGGATGGAATCAGGAACTAGAACGTGATGCAAAGCACCCTAATGCAGCTTCTCTCTGCAGGATCCTTAAGGCATCTCTTGCTTTGGGCCAAACAGACTGAGCACgtgacagctcagagcccacTCAACTGGGGCACAGCCAAGCCTTGCTTTGAGATTAGCAGTTAGGAACCAGGTCCCACCGCACCCAACAAACAGGGACATCACAGCCATGCTGCTCACTGAGAGTGCTGTCTGCAACGGCTCACCCCACTTTGGCTCTGAGATTTGCTTTCCATCCTGCAAAGCCAGAGATACAGCCACTCATGGTGgggatgtcctgcagagcacgcagagcagccacagcctgctctgccctgcacatctggctgggctggccagctctgtggggaggagacttctccccaggcctgctcaccaagagcatctgggacacagatggggagaaaaaacaactgcagctgcagcccagagcttctctgtgcccatccaagtgaccactgccagctccagcagggactccAGCAGGGAGGCAAGAGAGGCACAAAAAGGACAAACCCAGATGTCAAAACCTCCAACTAGACTGAGGCCAGCACATGTAGACAACAGTCAACAGGTACAAAGAAGCAAAGATACAACAGCTGCCTTCAGCCTAAGAGCCATTAGGAATGAATTTGAATTCAGCTAGATGAATCTCCTGCTTCAGAACCATATTTCCATCTGTTGCCTTTTGTGTTTCATTCCTTCCAAAGGCAACTTGACAAGTGCCTCCGTGGTGATGCAGGCTGGGGAAGAAGCAGCTCGAAAAAGGCAATGACTTTCCTTCagaagttcatgaacttcattGCTCTGGCCTTAGGCTTGGCAGTGAATGTTGCCCTTGTTCTGGGAAAGGGGATaggggttctggggggttttggccctgggctgggcttttcccttgggggtttttgggagttgTGGCGTGATGCCGTGGGCGgctgtgcagtgggagctgaggctgggcagggagcggagcttcccttcctcccgCTCGGGGATCGCAGCTCGGCCGCTGCTGCCGCGGGAGGTTTGTGCTtggccggggctgccctggctgcagctcagcgctggcaccgaccctgcctgccctgctgctgttgctgctgggcactgcccacatcccctgccctctggggctctgcaaaaggagcatttcctccttcccttcccgcaCCGGCTGGGGGagatccctgccctgccagagcccacagctcctcctgctgtgacCAGAACtccaccaaaggggaaaaacaggacTTGGCATCTGGGAAATGTCTGTTCTTGCCTTCTTGTCTGTGCTCTCCTGAGATAGTCTagcaaagaactgttatttcttttcccacagttttGCCTGGGACCCCTGTACTTTCAAAGGGATAATCAGTTGGAGGGAGGGGCTCATCTTTCCATTGCAGGAAGATTCCcaccttccttggcagacatgtcttttaaagcagcacagagacaccagaaaatactgcctttctattccttgcttccATTGGATTTCACAATGGCAAAAtgccccctgaggcagcagcagcagcagcagccctgaagttcacagcctgaagaggctgctggggcagagcaggagcaaggGATGCTTTTCTGTTGGAAGGCACAGATCCCTgagtctgtgtcccagcccagggaacactCACCAAAGGAGATGTCCCCGAAGTCGAGCTCAGTGAGGTCGAACTGTAAACTCGGTGCAGTGACGCTGCCCCTGCAGGCCGAGGACAGAGCAGGCAATGGCTCGGTTAAAGGCATTGCAAAGGTCCGGCTGTCGTGGCTCGGGGGCACAAAACCTGGGCTCAGGGCACCCTGGGCTTCCAACCAACACAGCCCcgtgtgctcagcacagggccctgggcacaggaggcagctcaagccaaggggcagcagccaacagcccctgatgggctctgggcacagggcaggcaggagaagcCCCTGGGTTGCTGGGGGTCCCATGAAGGACCCTGAACACACACCCAGACATGGCTCCGTGCCTCAATTTCCCCATCTGCAATGGCATGGACATCAAGGTGTCCCCACAAGCTTCTGTAAGCAgcccttccagccacagcttccctgctttgctccttctgagcagcaactgctgttcccatggaggAGCTTTCTCAAGACAGTTTGACCCACACAATCATTACAGACACTTTTCTGAGACACGAATCCAGGGCATtcccaaacatcctctgaaaagagcagcaacaattctacccagggcacagatgaaTCCTAGAGGAAAGGACCAGCTTGTCAGCA from Zonotrichia albicollis isolate bZonAlb1 unplaced genomic scaffold, bZonAlb1.hap1 Scaffold_83, whole genome shotgun sequence encodes the following:
- the LOC141728065 gene encoding hydrocephalus-inducing protein homolog, producing MSDDGTQPAVDSVDQIRRDTNPAWSKGIHFHVEPREFTINPSQGTILPQGHQDIEVTLCSNTVMEFYRRLLVDLEGIGKGVAALIITARCLVPELQVSSPVLLCDECHLKVPYERKILIRNPSHLPGCYGLIPQVWHHIHLLLSNIPEETIRGKKGLDKTLLLSIQS